CGCTTTTTAACGGTATCTTATTATTTATAAATGCCTTTTCTATGCCCAATTCTTAAAACTACTATAGTATCTTTGTCAATATCAAATATAATTCTATAGTCTCCTATTTTGAACCTATATGTTCCTATTTTATGATTAATTAATTTCTCACCATATTTTTGAGGCTCTTTAGTATATTCCTTGAGTTTCACAGCTATCCTATTCTGTATATATTTGTCAATATTTTCTAAGTCTTTTAATGACCTTCTGGTAAATACAACATTATACATTAAAGATTTCCTCAAATTTTTTCAATCTACCCTCATTATAATCGTTTCTTGCCTCATTAATAGAGTAGAGATATTCATCACTTGAAAGTGCTAACATATCTTCGATTAAATCTTCCATGGTTTCTTTGACTGTATCAGATATGAGAGAGTGTAGTTCCATAACCGTTAAATCCTTCACTTTTGTTTCTATGAGTAACACCTTCTTTTATTGTTTAGTTAAAAGAGGCTGTCCAACAATTAACCAACCATTAATAAATGGTCTACTAGAATCTACGATGAAACCATATATATCTTTTTTTATGGCTATAGTTTAGCGTCAACTTCCAGGTGTTAGATTTGAAGTAGATACCACAAGATTTTGAATTATCGGACAATCTCTGAAATATGAGTTATCCACACACAAGCCCACTCACACTTGATCATGTGTCAATTCATTTTTATTTTAAAGTCCAAATGTGTGTTTCAACGATTCTTTCAGTATCTCCAACTCTGTAAATGTTCCAATTCTTCTGTAAATCTCTGATAGACGAACGGTCGCAATATTATCAGTCATAATAATAGAATCACTTAGAAGGCCAGTTTCTTGGCCCATTTCCGTATGGATGTCTACGTAAATACGGCTCTTGTGACCTTTACGTATTAAATTACTAGTGTCAAGTCAACCATACAATATCGCTAGATATATTATCTGACACTGTTCCATTTCCCAGTTATTTTTAAGACGCAGATTTACACTGATTTACGCAGATTTAAGGTTGCATCTGCGTAAATCAGTGTAAATCTGCGTCTAATATTATTATTGAAATAATTTGATTTTAGAATTGTGCCCTATTCCCTTCATAATCTGACACTTTGATGTTGACTTGACACTAGTAATCATACCAATGATCAATTGACCCAATCCAGTTTGTAAATTATTTGATTGTAAAACAACTGCTGGACGTTTTTTTGCGGTCATCAAATTAGAATCCGGAAACCAAACAAGGATGATATCTCCCTGTTTATAAGTTGTCATAGTCGTCCATACCAGACGCATTCCAATCGTCTTTAAAAGTTGTCAACCGTCTGCGCAAATCGAATGCTTCTTCCCGAGTCAATCCTGTCTCATGTAATGGGATACTTTGATTTTGCATTTGCTCCTTTAGAAAATGCACAAAATCCATTACCTCGACAATCTTGTCTTTGGGCAAAGAGTATAGGTCATCAACGATTTGTTGAGTATATTCCTCTGTATT
This genomic window from ANME-2 cluster archaeon contains:
- a CDS encoding type II toxin-antitoxin system RelE/ParE family toxin, whose translation is MYNVVFTRRSLKDLENIDKYIQNRIAVKLKEYTKEPQKYGEKLINHKIGTYRFKIGDYRIIFDIDKDTIVVLRIGHRKGIYK
- a CDS encoding type II toxin-antitoxin system PemK/MazF family toxin, whose amino-acid sequence is MTTYKQGDIILVWFPDSNLMTAKKRPAVVLQSNNLQTGLGQLIIGMITSVKSTSKCQIMKGIGHNSKIKLFQ